Proteins co-encoded in one Kribbella solani genomic window:
- a CDS encoding ABC transporter permease, with translation MTTLHAEWIKLRSLRSTWYTLACLFGFGLGITALSTSGAHAQYWEGTAADRASWDPTGNSLKTYIVAQLVVGVLGILVVTSEFATGLIQTTLAATPRRNRLLAAKAVTATAIAAVAGQVLMFASFLLGQAVLAGHGVPSARLGDHGVLPAIVGGGLYLAAIALLAVGLGTILRATAGALATLVGIVFLIPALAGLFPSWLQGILDFWPSRGAAAIFATVPDPDFPHPWLNLGGLWLGVAVVLTAAFVVFRRRDV, from the coding sequence ATGACCACCTTGCACGCCGAATGGATCAAGCTCCGCAGCCTGCGCTCCACCTGGTACACATTGGCCTGTCTGTTCGGGTTCGGACTAGGGATCACCGCCCTGTCGACCAGCGGGGCGCACGCGCAGTACTGGGAAGGTACGGCGGCCGACCGCGCTTCCTGGGATCCGACCGGTAACAGCCTGAAGACCTACATCGTCGCTCAGCTCGTGGTCGGCGTTCTTGGCATCCTTGTGGTGACCTCGGAGTTCGCGACCGGCCTGATCCAGACCACCCTCGCCGCGACGCCGCGCCGCAACCGGCTGCTCGCCGCGAAAGCGGTCACCGCGACCGCCATCGCGGCGGTGGCTGGGCAGGTCCTGATGTTCGCGTCGTTCCTGCTCGGTCAGGCGGTTCTCGCCGGCCATGGCGTTCCGTCAGCACGCCTGGGCGACCACGGCGTACTTCCGGCGATCGTCGGCGGCGGGCTCTACCTGGCCGCGATCGCCTTGCTGGCGGTCGGTCTCGGCACCATTCTGCGGGCCACCGCCGGCGCACTCGCGACGCTGGTCGGGATCGTGTTCCTGATCCCGGCGCTGGCTGGCCTGTTCCCGTCCTGGCTGCAGGGGATTCTGGACTTCTGGCCGAGCCGTGGCGCGGCCGCGATCTTCGCGACCGTACCGGACCCGGACTTCCCGCACCCGTGGCTCAATCTCGGTGGCCTCTGGCTCGGCGTCGCCGTTGTCCTGACCGCGGCGTTCGTCGTCTTCCGGCGACGCGACGTCTGA